One region of Pan paniscus chromosome 5, NHGRI_mPanPan1-v2.0_pri, whole genome shotgun sequence genomic DNA includes:
- the NQO2 gene encoding ribosyldihydronicotinamide dehydrogenase [quinone] isoform X1, which produces MAGKKVLIVYAHQEPRSFNGSLKNVAVDELSRQGCTVTVSDLYAMNFEPRATDKDITGTLSNPEVFNYGVETHEAYKQRSLASDITDEQKKVREADLVIFQFPLYWFSVPAILKGWMDRVLCQGFAFDIPGFYDSGLLQGKLALLSVTTGGTAEMYTKTGVNGDSRYFLWPLQHGTLHFCGFKVLAPQISFAPEIASEEERKGMVAAWSQRLQTIWKEEPIPCTTHWHFGQ; this is translated from the exons GTAAGAAAGTACTCATTGTCTATGCACACCAGGAACCCAGGTCTTTCAACGGATCCTTGAAGAATGTGGCTGTAGATGAACTGAGCAGGCAGGGCTGCACCGTCACAGTGTCTGATTTGTATGCCATGAACTTTGAGCCGAGGGCCACAGACAAAGATATCACCG GTACTCTTTCTAATCCTGAGGTTTTCAATTATGGAGTGGAAACCCACGAAGCCTACAAGCAAAGGTCTCTGGCTAGCGACATCACTGATGAGCAGAAAAAGGTTCGGGAGGCTGACCTAGTGATATTTCAg TTCCCGCTGTACTGGTTCAGCGTGCCGGCCATCCTGAAGGGCTGGATGGATAGGGTGCTGTGCCAGGGCTTTGCCTTTGACATCCCAGGATTCTACGATTCTGGTTTGCTCCAG GGTAAACTAGCGCTCCTTTCTGTAACCACGGGAGGCACGGCCGAGATGTACACGAAGACAGGAGTCAATGGAGATTCTCGATACTTCCTGTGGCCACTCCAG CATGGCACATTACACTTCTGTGGATTTAAAGTCCTTGCCCCTCAGATCAGCTTTGCTCCTGAAATTGCATccgaagaagaaagaaaggggatgGTGGCTGCGTGGTCCCAGAGGCTGCAGACCATCTGGAAGGAAGAGCCCATCCCCTGCACGACCCACTGGCACTTCGGGCAATAA
- the NQO2 gene encoding ribosyldihydronicotinamide dehydrogenase [quinone] isoform X3, with protein MNFEPRATDKDITGTLSNPEVFNYGVETHEAYKQRSLASDITDEQKKVREADLVIFQFPLYWFSVPAILKGWMDRVLCQGFAFDIPGFYDSGLLQGKLALLSVTTGGTAEMYTKTGVNGDSRYFLWPLQHGTLHFCGFKVLAPQISFAPEIASEEERKGMVAAWSQRLQTIWKEEPIPCTTHWHFGQ; from the exons ATGAACTTTGAGCCGAGGGCCACAGACAAAGATATCACCG GTACTCTTTCTAATCCTGAGGTTTTCAATTATGGAGTGGAAACCCACGAAGCCTACAAGCAAAGGTCTCTGGCTAGCGACATCACTGATGAGCAGAAAAAGGTTCGGGAGGCTGACCTAGTGATATTTCAg TTCCCGCTGTACTGGTTCAGCGTGCCGGCCATCCTGAAGGGCTGGATGGATAGGGTGCTGTGCCAGGGCTTTGCCTTTGACATCCCAGGATTCTACGATTCTGGTTTGCTCCAG GGTAAACTAGCGCTCCTTTCTGTAACCACGGGAGGCACGGCCGAGATGTACACGAAGACAGGAGTCAATGGAGATTCTCGATACTTCCTGTGGCCACTCCAG CATGGCACATTACACTTCTGTGGATTTAAAGTCCTTGCCCCTCAGATCAGCTTTGCTCCTGAAATTGCATccgaagaagaaagaaaggggatgGTGGCTGCGTGGTCCCAGAGGCTGCAGACCATCTGGAAGGAAGAGCCCATCCCCTGCACGACCCACTGGCACTTCGGGCAATAA
- the NQO2 gene encoding ribosyldihydronicotinamide dehydrogenase [quinone] isoform X2 — protein sequence MAGKKVLIVYAHQEPRSFNGSLKNVAVDELSRQGCTVTVSDLYAMNFEPRATDKDITGTLSNPEVFNYGVETHEAYKQRSLASDITDEQKKVREADLVIFQGKLALLSVTTGGTAEMYTKTGVNGDSRYFLWPLQHGTLHFCGFKVLAPQISFAPEIASEEERKGMVAAWSQRLQTIWKEEPIPCTTHWHFGQ from the exons GTAAGAAAGTACTCATTGTCTATGCACACCAGGAACCCAGGTCTTTCAACGGATCCTTGAAGAATGTGGCTGTAGATGAACTGAGCAGGCAGGGCTGCACCGTCACAGTGTCTGATTTGTATGCCATGAACTTTGAGCCGAGGGCCACAGACAAAGATATCACCG GTACTCTTTCTAATCCTGAGGTTTTCAATTATGGAGTGGAAACCCACGAAGCCTACAAGCAAAGGTCTCTGGCTAGCGACATCACTGATGAGCAGAAAAAGGTTCGGGAGGCTGACCTAGTGATATTTCAg GGTAAACTAGCGCTCCTTTCTGTAACCACGGGAGGCACGGCCGAGATGTACACGAAGACAGGAGTCAATGGAGATTCTCGATACTTCCTGTGGCCACTCCAG CATGGCACATTACACTTCTGTGGATTTAAAGTCCTTGCCCCTCAGATCAGCTTTGCTCCTGAAATTGCATccgaagaagaaagaaaggggatgGTGGCTGCGTGGTCCCAGAGGCTGCAGACCATCTGGAAGGAAGAGCCCATCCCCTGCACGACCCACTGGCACTTCGGGCAATAA